A single genomic interval of Bradyrhizobium sp. AZCC 1693 harbors:
- a CDS encoding biopolymer transporter ExbD, whose product MAMNMAGSTGGGGGRRGRRRAAVMAEINVTPMVDVMLVLLIIFMVAAPLMTSSIDIDLPVASGGKQIQANAPPLTLSVKRTGGACNSNVELYLGDTLISTNDLLPKIKAIRETRSEAESVVYLRGDKDVCYTDMMKLLGYIRTAGFKANIVIVPDQGS is encoded by the coding sequence ATGGCGATGAACATGGCAGGTTCGACGGGCGGCGGCGGTGGACGCCGCGGCCGGCGTCGCGCCGCCGTGATGGCGGAGATCAACGTCACGCCGATGGTCGACGTGATGCTGGTGCTGCTGATCATCTTCATGGTGGCGGCGCCGCTGATGACCTCGAGCATCGATATCGACTTGCCGGTCGCCTCCGGCGGCAAGCAGATCCAGGCCAACGCGCCGCCGTTGACGCTCTCCGTCAAGCGCACCGGCGGAGCCTGCAATTCGAATGTCGAACTCTATCTCGGGGATACGCTGATTTCGACCAACGACCTGCTGCCCAAGATCAAGGCGATCCGGGAGACCCGGTCGGAGGCAGAGAGCGTGGTATACCTGCGCGGCGACAAGGACGTCTGTTACACGGATATGATGAAACTATTGGGGTATATTCGGACGGCGGGATTCAAGGCGAATATCGTCATCGTGCCGGATCAGGGTTCCTGA
- a CDS encoding IS110 family transposase, which yields MSDIIRIGVDTSKSVFQLHGVDAAERPVLRKKLRRRDFLSFFAQLPPTKVGLEACGGSHHWARELTALGHEPKLLPAQHVRPYVQRNKNDQRDSDAVCEAMSRPRMSFVRIKSAEEQAAQMLMTTRQRLIDYRTQLINTIRGHAAEFGLTAAKGPAHVGPLLARIAEDGTVPALAKELFAIHGDEYGRLKLELREIEAKLKVWHRENEMSRRLAEVDAIGPIGGCLLAVKAPDPHAFGCGRDFAAWMGLTPKDHSTAGKMRLGVITRAGDEALRRTLVVGATSVIQQVNKGKAHPSPWLRDLVARKPPKLAAVALANKLARIAWKLMVSGERYDPARAGIVSPRPRVAPCSRRQGRCAPPTAVASGQP from the coding sequence ATGAGCGATATTATCCGAATTGGTGTGGACACGTCCAAGAGTGTTTTCCAGCTGCATGGGGTGGATGCGGCCGAGCGGCCGGTGCTGCGCAAGAAGCTGCGCCGACGCGACTTCCTGAGCTTTTTCGCGCAGCTGCCGCCGACCAAGGTGGGCCTGGAAGCTTGCGGCGGGTCGCACCACTGGGCACGCGAGCTGACGGCGCTGGGGCACGAGCCGAAGCTGCTGCCAGCGCAGCACGTAAGGCCGTACGTGCAGCGCAACAAGAACGACCAGAGAGATTCCGATGCGGTCTGCGAGGCAATGAGCCGGCCGCGCATGAGCTTCGTGAGGATCAAGAGTGCGGAAGAGCAAGCGGCGCAAATGTTGATGACGACGCGCCAGCGGCTGATCGACTATCGCACGCAGCTCATCAACACCATCCGCGGCCACGCGGCCGAGTTCGGGCTGACGGCCGCCAAAGGGCCTGCCCATGTCGGGCCGCTGCTGGCGCGTATTGCCGAAGACGGAACAGTGCCCGCGCTTGCCAAAGAGCTGTTCGCCATCCACGGCGACGAGTACGGCCGGCTGAAGCTCGAGCTGCGTGAGATCGAGGCGAAGCTGAAGGTCTGGCACCGGGAGAACGAGATGAGCCGGCGCCTTGCCGAGGTCGATGCCATCGGCCCGATCGGCGGCTGCTTGCTGGCGGTCAAAGCACCCGACCCGCATGCCTTCGGCTGCGGTCGCGACTTCGCGGCCTGGATGGGGTTGACCCCGAAGGATCATTCCACCGCCGGCAAGATGCGGCTCGGCGTCATTACCCGCGCCGGCGACGAGGCCTTGCGCCGCACCCTGGTGGTGGGCGCCACCTCGGTCATCCAGCAGGTCAACAAGGGCAAGGCGCATCCCTCGCCCTGGCTGCGCGATCTGGTGGCGCGCAAGCCACCGAAACTTGCCGCCGTGGCGCTCGCCAACAAGCTCGCGCGCATCGCCTGGAAACTGATGGTCAGCGGTGAACGCTACGACCCGGCGCGCGCCGGCATCGTCTCCCCGAGGCCAAGGGTAGCGCCGTGCTCGCGACGTCAAGGCCGCTGCGCGCCGCCTACGGCGGTGGCCTCCGGCCAGCCTTGA
- a CDS encoding serine hydrolase domain-containing protein has protein sequence MKAFMMAAAVVAGIAANAANAAPLPEAKPDDVGFSQQGLARLDDFFAREIAAKRVPGAVVAIARDGKLVQYKAYGQLDPTKGTPMPLDAVFALASMTKPMAAVAGLTLMEQGRLALQAKLADYYPAFADMKVGVPQADGSLQLEAQVSPIYIHDLYRHTSGLMYGGRPDSSSPVARQYPEGTAPAIEGDTQAFIERITKLPLAHQPATVFEYGFSIDVLGAVVEKVSEQRLGDYLAGNVWRPLGMKDATFQPTEAQRARLARPFPNDPLTGKPQAIKLLDTPTKFDCGGACAFATVGDYIRFGQMLLNGGELDGQRILGPKTVHHMIANHLGPDIKNNVANVEPHRGGFGFGLGVAVRTSEGLSSVPGNPGEFTWNGAYGTQFFCDPKERLVVVVGTAAPGELRKYYREQVQDIVYGAIVR, from the coding sequence ATGAAGGCATTCATGATGGCTGCGGCGGTTGTTGCCGGCATTGCTGCCAATGCGGCGAATGCTGCGCCGCTGCCTGAGGCAAAGCCGGATGACGTTGGATTTTCGCAGCAAGGACTGGCCCGCCTGGACGATTTTTTCGCCCGCGAGATCGCCGCCAAACGTGTGCCCGGCGCCGTGGTTGCGATAGCTCGCGACGGAAAGCTCGTTCAGTACAAGGCGTACGGCCAGCTTGATCCGACCAAAGGCACGCCGATGCCGCTGGATGCCGTGTTTGCGCTTGCCTCCATGACCAAGCCGATGGCCGCTGTCGCGGGCCTGACACTTATGGAACAGGGCCGCCTGGCTCTTCAGGCAAAGCTTGCCGACTATTATCCCGCGTTCGCCGATATGAAGGTCGGCGTCCCGCAGGCGGATGGTTCGCTGCAGCTCGAAGCGCAGGTTTCACCGATCTACATTCACGACCTTTACCGACACACGTCCGGCCTGATGTATGGGGGACGCCCGGACAGTTCGAGCCCGGTAGCGCGTCAATACCCGGAGGGGACGGCGCCGGCGATCGAGGGCGATACGCAGGCGTTCATCGAACGCATCACAAAACTGCCGCTGGCGCACCAACCGGCGACGGTTTTCGAGTACGGCTTCTCGATCGATGTGCTCGGCGCGGTTGTCGAAAAGGTGAGCGAGCAGCGGCTTGGCGATTACCTGGCCGGCAATGTGTGGCGACCGCTCGGCATGAAGGACGCCACGTTCCAACCCACGGAGGCGCAGCGCGCGCGTCTTGCCCGGCCATTTCCCAATGACCCGCTGACGGGCAAGCCGCAGGCGATCAAGCTTCTCGATACACCAACCAAGTTCGACTGCGGCGGCGCCTGCGCGTTTGCCACGGTGGGCGACTACATACGCTTCGGACAGATGCTGCTCAATGGCGGCGAGCTCGACGGTCAGCGCATTCTCGGGCCCAAGACCGTGCACCACATGATCGCCAACCACCTTGGGCCTGACATCAAGAACAACGTGGCCAACGTGGAGCCGCATCGCGGTGGCTTTGGCTTCGGCCTTGGGGTGGCCGTGCGCACGAGCGAGGGTCTGTCCTCGGTCCCCGGCAACCCCGGCGAGTTCACCTGGAATGGCGCCTATGGCACGCAGTTCTTCTGCGACCCGAAGGAGCGTCTTGTCGTCGTCGTGGGAACGGCGGCGCCCGGCGAGCTTCGAAAGTACTATCGCGAGCAGGTCCAGGACATCGTCTACGGCGCCATCGTGCGGTAA
- a CDS encoding serine O-acetyltransferase has translation MNGMLSVDQLWRMIRREAESALARDSVFGAALASAVLDHTDFAHALAHQIGERLGKTPADRERFAQLARDAFACAPDLIEAASRDLQSIAVHDPATTTLLPPLLNFKGYVALQAWRVSNWLWRERRNDLALLLQSLSSDQLQVSIHPSATIGTSVFLDHATGIIIGAFAVIGDEVTILQNVTIGRKHSEADRAPKIGRGVYLSAGSTIIGGVSIGDLAKIGAGALVEHDVPRGCTAVGVPARLTNCPEAGIPA, from the coding sequence ATGAATGGAATGCTATCTGTCGATCAGCTCTGGCGAATGATTCGGCGTGAAGCGGAAAGCGCCCTGGCGCGCGATTCAGTATTCGGCGCGGCGCTGGCGTCTGCCGTTCTCGATCATACCGACTTCGCTCACGCGCTGGCCCACCAGATCGGGGAGCGGCTCGGCAAGACCCCGGCGGATCGCGAACGCTTCGCGCAGCTTGCCCGTGACGCCTTCGCTTGCGCGCCCGATCTGATCGAGGCCGCCAGCCGCGATCTGCAGAGCATCGCCGTTCACGATCCCGCGACGACGACGCTGCTGCCGCCGCTCCTGAACTTCAAGGGCTACGTCGCGCTGCAGGCCTGGCGCGTCTCCAACTGGCTCTGGCGCGAGAGGCGCAACGATCTCGCGCTGCTGCTGCAGAGCCTGTCGTCCGATCAGCTTCAGGTCAGCATTCATCCGTCCGCCACGATCGGAACGTCGGTATTTCTCGATCACGCCACCGGCATCATCATCGGCGCCTTCGCCGTGATCGGCGACGAGGTGACGATCCTGCAGAACGTTACCATCGGCCGCAAACATTCGGAAGCTGACCGCGCCCCGAAGATCGGCAGGGGCGTTTATCTCAGCGCCGGATCGACCATCATCGGCGGCGTCAGCATCGGCGACTTAGCCAAGATCGGCGCCGGCGCGCTGGTCGAGCATGACGTGCCGCGCGGCTGCACCGCGGTCGGCGTTCCCGCGCGGTTGACCAATTGCCCCGAAGCAGGGATCCCAGCCTGA
- a CDS encoding DUF302 domain-containing protein encodes MKFMFVFLALVIAAPACASDGIITKPSNFSVKETISRFEAAVKSREGAGFIVFTEIDHAVAGKKFGIDMRPRTVVIFGNPKLGTPVMAKTPLLAIDNPPKALVWEDDQGKVWLSYNSADYLYKTIYPRHGLEAPPNYAAFAKTLSDITDEATR; translated from the coding sequence ATGAAGTTCATGTTCGTTTTCTTGGCACTCGTCATCGCAGCACCGGCTTGCGCAAGCGACGGCATCATTACCAAGCCCAGCAACTTTTCTGTAAAGGAAACGATTTCGCGCTTTGAGGCGGCCGTAAAATCAAGAGAGGGTGCCGGCTTCATTGTGTTCACCGAAATCGACCACGCTGTCGCGGGAAAGAAATTCGGCATCGACATGCGCCCTCGCACGGTGGTCATCTTTGGCAATCCGAAACTGGGCACGCCGGTAATGGCAAAGACGCCATTGCTGGCGATCGACAATCCTCCGAAGGCTCTTGTTTGGGAGGATGATCAGGGCAAGGTATGGCTGTCTTATAATTCAGCCGACTATCTGTATAAGACAATTTACCCACGGCATGGATTGGAGGCTCCGCCCAACTACGCGGCGTTCGCGAAGACTTTGAGCGACATAACCGACGAGGCAACCAGGTAG
- a CDS encoding cytochrome c biogenesis CcdA family protein, whose protein sequence is MTIGSMLLAFLAGILSILSPCVLPILPIVLGSAASNHRQGPLALAAGLSLSFVGIGLFVATAGHSIGLDADRFRYLAATLMMLVGVVLVVPRLQAQIAVAAGPIGNWADSRLATSRTNGVAGQFWIGALLGAVWSPCVGPTLGTASLLAAQGKDLGQVALTMLAFGVGAALPLLGLGWLSRETMARWRGRLLVAGSGMKSVLGLLLLVIGILIVSGADKALETFLVDVSPEWLTNLTTRF, encoded by the coding sequence ATGACGATCGGCAGTATGTTGCTGGCATTCCTCGCGGGAATCCTTTCGATCCTTTCACCCTGCGTGCTCCCTATCCTCCCGATCGTGCTGGGTAGCGCGGCATCGAATCATCGCCAGGGACCTTTGGCACTCGCTGCCGGGCTGTCCCTTTCGTTTGTCGGCATTGGACTGTTTGTGGCGACGGCAGGCCACTCGATAGGATTGGATGCGGACCGGTTTCGCTACCTTGCGGCGACGCTGATGATGCTCGTCGGCGTCGTGCTTGTCGTTCCGCGGTTACAGGCGCAAATCGCAGTTGCGGCGGGCCCGATCGGAAATTGGGCCGATAGCAGGCTGGCGACGAGTCGCACCAACGGCGTTGCCGGACAGTTTTGGATCGGCGCGCTCCTGGGAGCCGTATGGAGCCCGTGCGTCGGGCCGACCCTTGGAACCGCGTCTCTGCTTGCCGCCCAAGGCAAAGATCTTGGTCAGGTAGCGCTGACGATGCTTGCGTTCGGTGTTGGCGCGGCGCTCCCATTGTTGGGATTGGGATGGCTTTCCCGGGAAACGATGGCGCGCTGGCGCGGCCGATTACTAGTCGCGGGCAGCGGAATGAAATCCGTGCTCGGCCTTTTGCTTCTTGTCATCGGCATCCTCATTGTTTCTGGAGCGGACAAGGCGCTTGAAACCTTCCTGGTCGACGTTTCTCCGGAATGGCTGACTAATCTGACCACGCGCTTCTAA
- a CDS encoding thioredoxin family protein translates to MLTRRSILGATLVLGILATSPALAENGPAFDAKAFAAAQKAGKPILIAVHAPWCPTCKAQAPILSDLRADPRFKDLVYFVIDFDSQKDLLNRFGVRSQSTLIAFKGEKEEARSVGDTKRDSIFAMVGKAI, encoded by the coding sequence ATGCTGACCCGCCGCTCCATTCTCGGCGCCACGCTCGTTCTCGGAATTCTTGCCACTTCGCCGGCGCTGGCGGAAAATGGCCCTGCGTTCGATGCCAAGGCGTTCGCCGCAGCTCAGAAAGCCGGCAAGCCGATTCTGATCGCGGTCCACGCCCCGTGGTGTCCGACCTGCAAGGCGCAGGCGCCGATCCTGAGCGATCTAAGGGCCGATCCGCGGTTTAAGGATCTCGTCTATTTCGTTATCGATTTCGACAGCCAGAAGGATCTGCTCAATCGATTCGGCGTCCGCTCGCAATCGACCCTGATTGCCTTCAAGGGCGAAAAGGAAGAGGCGCGGTCGGTCGGCGATACCAAGCGGGACTCGATCTTTGCCATGGTCGGGAAAGCGATCTGA
- a CDS encoding DUF2852 domain-containing protein, whose translation MAYTADVNRWRGPTEENYRPHMLESPWHPGWIAVTILGFIIWWPIGLALLFFTLGSRKMGCWSHGDRWQNKMERMQYKMDRMRNRMESRGFGGFGFGPPTSGNRAFDEYRMETLRRLEEEQVEFKNFLDRLRHAKDKEEFDQFMAQHKTRPTPPNDQPQQG comes from the coding sequence ATGGCCTACACCGCAGATGTCAATCGATGGCGCGGCCCGACGGAAGAGAACTATCGCCCGCATATGCTTGAGAGCCCCTGGCACCCCGGCTGGATCGCCGTGACCATCCTTGGCTTCATCATCTGGTGGCCGATCGGCCTTGCCCTCCTCTTTTTCACACTAGGGAGCAGAAAAATGGGTTGCTGGAGTCACGGAGACCGCTGGCAGAACAAGATGGAGCGGATGCAGTACAAGATGGACCGGATGCGTAACCGCATGGAGAGCCGCGGCTTTGGCGGCTTTGGCTTCGGCCCGCCGACCAGCGGCAACCGCGCCTTCGACGAGTACCGCATGGAAACCCTGCGTCGGCTCGAGGAAGAGCAAGTCGAGTTCAAGAATTTCCTCGACCGCCTGCGCCACGCCAAGGACAAGGAAGAGTTCGACCAGTTCATGGCGCAGCACAAGACGCGTCCGACCCCGCCGAACGACCAGCCGCAGCAGGGCTGA
- a CDS encoding TetR/AcrR family transcriptional regulator — MSWRKDQGRSERGYHHGNLKEALLQAALGLIAEKGAAGFTFADAARMAGVSPAAPYRHFRDRDELLSSIAQRGFEQFEALLTQAWDDGRPDTVTAFERVGKAYLAFARNEPAFYSAMFESGLPVDANPTLMAASERAFAIIRAAAERLAALAPPGMPRPPAMMMALHIWSMSHGVASLFGRGDAARRKLPMSPEELLEAEVLIYLRGLGFPTDRRPPDQKPSGPPPVPPSGAPSGPWGTPK; from the coding sequence ATGAGCTGGCGAAAGGACCAAGGCCGCAGCGAGCGCGGCTACCACCACGGCAATCTGAAAGAGGCGTTGCTGCAGGCCGCGCTCGGCCTGATCGCCGAGAAAGGCGCGGCCGGCTTCACTTTTGCCGATGCCGCGCGAATGGCCGGCGTCAGCCCTGCCGCACCCTATCGCCATTTCCGCGATCGCGATGAATTGCTGTCCTCGATCGCCCAGCGCGGTTTTGAGCAGTTCGAGGCGCTGCTGACGCAGGCCTGGGACGACGGCCGGCCGGACACGGTGACGGCGTTCGAGCGGGTAGGGAAGGCCTATCTGGCCTTCGCCCGCAATGAGCCCGCGTTCTATTCGGCGATGTTCGAATCCGGCCTTCCCGTCGATGCAAACCCGACATTGATGGCTGCGAGCGAGCGCGCTTTCGCCATCATCCGCGCCGCCGCCGAGCGGCTTGCGGCGCTGGCGCCGCCCGGCATGCCGCGGCCGCCGGCGATGATGATGGCGCTGCACATCTGGTCGATGTCGCATGGCGTGGCCTCGCTGTTCGGCCGCGGCGACGCCGCGCGGCGCAAGCTGCCGATGTCGCCGGAAGAACTCCTGGAAGCCGAAGTGCTGATCTACCTGCGCGGCCTCGGTTTCCCGACCGACCGCCGGCCACCGGACCAGAAACCGTCAGGCCCGCCGCCGGTGCCGCCATCTGGTGCGCCATCTGGTCCTTGGGGAACCCCCAAATAA
- a CDS encoding YciI family protein, whose product MRFMMLMIPLGYETAPPDVPLDPERVKAMMKYNEALKDAGVLIALDGLHPPSMGARISFATGKPVVTDGPFTEAKEVLGGYWMINVKSREEAIAWAKKCPASENEIIEIRQVQEMADFSEEVQQAAKGFDELQKGNAHKAR is encoded by the coding sequence ATGCGATTCATGATGCTGATGATCCCCCTGGGCTATGAGACCGCGCCGCCGGACGTCCCGCTCGACCCTGAACGGGTCAAGGCGATGATGAAATACAACGAGGCGCTCAAAGACGCCGGCGTGCTGATCGCGCTCGACGGGCTGCATCCGCCGTCGATGGGCGCGCGGATTTCCTTTGCCACTGGCAAGCCTGTCGTCACCGACGGCCCCTTCACCGAGGCCAAGGAAGTGCTCGGCGGCTACTGGATGATCAATGTGAAGTCGCGCGAGGAGGCGATCGCCTGGGCGAAGAAGTGCCCGGCCTCGGAGAACGAGATCATCGAAATCCGCCAGGTCCAGGAGATGGCCGATTTCTCGGAAGAAGTGCAGCAGGCGGCCAAAGGCTTCGACGAGTTGCAGAAGGGAAATGCGCACAAGGCGCGGTGA
- a CDS encoding YciI family protein: MRFMVIVKASKDTEAGVMPSTELLTAMGKFNEEMAKAGVMEAGEGLHPTAKGARIKYGSGQGGVSRGPFALSGDLVAGFWLINTKSLDEAIEWMQRAPFLEGDEIEIRQVFAAEDFGEALTPELREQEERLRSQAGKK; this comes from the coding sequence ATGCGATTCATGGTGATTGTGAAGGCCAGCAAGGATACGGAAGCCGGTGTGATGCCGAGCACGGAACTGCTGACCGCAATGGGCAAGTTCAACGAAGAGATGGCCAAGGCCGGCGTGATGGAGGCGGGCGAGGGCCTGCATCCGACCGCGAAGGGCGCACGGATCAAGTATGGCAGCGGGCAGGGCGGCGTCAGCCGCGGGCCGTTCGCTCTCTCCGGCGATCTCGTCGCCGGCTTCTGGCTGATCAACACCAAGTCGCTGGATGAAGCGATCGAATGGATGCAGCGCGCGCCATTCCTCGAGGGCGACGAGATTGAAATCCGCCAGGTGTTTGCCGCGGAGGATTTCGGCGAAGCGCTCACCCCCGAGCTGCGCGAGCAGGAAGAGCGGCTGCGGTCCCAGGCGGGGAAGAAGTGA
- a CDS encoding nuclear transport factor 2 family protein produces MAGANRADTIRQIFAAYLANDRQLVENAFSDDFRFTSPYDDNIDKATYFERCWKNSDWIERHELERIFVEGDEALITYRCVAKGGRTFRNTEFFVFGGGKVKRIDVYFGATYDNGAFVKQPG; encoded by the coding sequence ATGGCCGGAGCAAACAGGGCGGATACGATCCGCCAGATCTTTGCAGCCTATCTCGCCAACGATCGCCAGTTGGTCGAGAACGCGTTCAGCGACGATTTCCGCTTCACCAGTCCCTACGACGACAATATCGACAAGGCGACTTATTTCGAACGCTGCTGGAAGAACAGCGATTGGATCGAGCGGCACGAGCTGGAGCGGATTTTCGTCGAAGGCGACGAAGCCCTCATCACCTACCGCTGCGTCGCCAAAGGCGGCAGGACGTTTCGCAATACCGAGTTCTTCGTCTTCGGGGGCGGCAAGGTGAAGCGCATCGACGTCTATTTCGGCGCGACTTACGACAATGGCGCCTTCGTCAAACAGCCGGGGTAG
- a CDS encoding glutathione S-transferase family protein, translating to MSLTLHFHPLASYCWKALIALYENDTPFTPNLVDLGNLAERAALVKLWGVGKFPVLRDDARNETVPESSIVVEYLDSHYRGRTRFIPDDPARALQTRLRDRFYDLYVHLPMQKIMLDRLRPADKKDPQGVEEARAQLQTSYAMIEQQTANGGWAMGENFSLADCAAAPPLFYGSMVVPFEQTQKNLAAYFERLKARPSFARVLKEAEPYFQMVPKES from the coding sequence ATGTCGCTCACGCTGCATTTCCACCCTCTCGCCTCGTACTGCTGGAAGGCGCTGATCGCGCTGTACGAGAACGACACGCCGTTCACGCCGAACCTGGTCGATCTCGGCAATCTCGCTGAGCGCGCCGCGCTCGTGAAGCTGTGGGGGGTCGGCAAGTTTCCGGTGCTGCGCGACGATGCGCGGAACGAGACCGTCCCTGAATCGAGCATTGTCGTCGAATATCTCGATTCGCATTACCGCGGACGCACCCGCTTCATCCCGGACGATCCCGCCCGCGCATTGCAGACCCGGCTGCGCGACCGCTTCTACGATCTCTATGTGCATCTGCCGATGCAGAAGATCATGTTGGACCGGCTGCGGCCTGCGGACAAAAAGGATCCGCAAGGCGTCGAGGAAGCCCGCGCGCAACTGCAAACCTCATACGCCATGATCGAGCAGCAGACGGCAAACGGCGGCTGGGCGATGGGCGAGAATTTCAGCCTCGCCGATTGCGCCGCCGCGCCGCCGCTGTTCTACGGCAGCATGGTGGTGCCGTTCGAGCAAACGCAGAAGAATCTTGCCGCCTATTTCGAGCGTCTGAAGGCGCGGCCCTCGTTCGCGCGCGTGTTGAAGGAGGCCGAGCCGTATTTCCAGATGGTGCCCAAAGAGTCCTAG
- a CDS encoding dihydrofolate reductase family protein, with protein MAKLIMWNLMTLDGFVEGPNRDISWHLDVWGEELEQLSIEQLNAAGGLLFGRVTYELMANHWPSATGEVADFMNAAPKYVFSRTVKNPGWNNTQMFSTDVSETVARLKRDSTKDIFLFGSADLADSLIPHGLIDEFRIAVNPIILGGGTPLFKPGEKRKLKLIDSRPLSTGIVILRYVLAVAK; from the coding sequence ATGGCGAAGTTGATCATGTGGAACCTGATGACGCTGGATGGCTTCGTCGAAGGCCCGAACCGCGACATCTCCTGGCATTTAGACGTCTGGGGCGAGGAGCTGGAGCAATTGTCGATCGAGCAGTTGAACGCCGCCGGCGGATTGCTGTTCGGCCGTGTCACCTACGAACTGATGGCCAATCACTGGCCGAGCGCGACCGGCGAAGTCGCCGATTTCATGAACGCGGCGCCGAAATACGTCTTCTCCCGCACGGTGAAGAACCCCGGTTGGAACAACACGCAGATGTTCAGCACGGACGTGTCCGAGACTGTCGCCCGGCTGAAGCGTGACAGCACCAAGGATATTTTTCTGTTCGGCAGCGCCGATCTCGCTGATAGCCTGATCCCGCACGGATTGATCGACGAGTTCCGCATCGCGGTGAACCCGATCATTCTCGGCGGCGGGACGCCGCTGTTCAAGCCGGGCGAGAAACGCAAGCTGAAGCTGATCGACAGCCGGCCATTGTCGACCGGCATCGTGATCCTGCGCTACGTGCTGGCGGTGGCCAAATAA
- a CDS encoding winged helix-turn-helix transcriptional regulator: MTNLSRSGCPINLSLEVLGDKWSLLIIRDMMFGNRRHFRELLTKSEEGISSNILADRLKTLLDEKIITREDDPTHKQKGIYSLTEQGIELLPVLAQMAAWGYKYLPVSKELGIRARLLSEGGPKMWAEFMDELRESHRGVKRRRRTGPSVGERLQAAYESVVNGK; this comes from the coding sequence ATGACCAACCTCAGCCGCTCCGGCTGCCCGATCAATCTCTCGCTGGAAGTGCTCGGCGATAAATGGAGCCTCTTGATCATCCGCGACATGATGTTCGGCAACCGGCGGCATTTTCGCGAGCTGCTGACGAAATCCGAGGAAGGCATCTCCTCCAACATTCTCGCCGACCGGCTGAAGACCCTGCTCGACGAAAAGATCATCACCCGCGAGGACGATCCCACGCACAAGCAGAAGGGAATCTATTCGCTGACGGAACAGGGCATCGAGCTGCTGCCGGTTCTCGCGCAGATGGCGGCCTGGGGTTACAAATATCTTCCCGTCAGCAAGGAACTCGGCATCCGCGCGCGGCTGCTCAGCGAGGGCGGACCGAAGATGTGGGCCGAATTCATGGATGAATTGCGCGAGAGCCATCGCGGCGTGAAGCGGCGCAGGCGAACCGGCCCGTCAGTCGGCGAACGACTGCAGGCGGCTTACGAAAGCGTCGTGAACGGAAAGTAG
- a CDS encoding SDR family NAD(P)-dependent oxidoreductase: protein MLSSPQKTALVTGAARGIGLATAKRFLADGWQVALLDIEGELLRGAVAGLADPDNTLALHCDVSDAKAVANAMAAVSARFGRLDALINNAGVAVFAPILETSDEDWSRILQVNLTGPFLCTKAAAPLMREQGGGAIVNITSISAVRASTLRSAYGTSKAGLAHLTKQLAVELASLGIRVNAVAPGPVETAMAKQVHTPEIRADYHDAIPLNRYGLEEELAEAIFFLCSDRSSYITGQVLAVDGGFDAAGIGLPTLRGQRRNG from the coding sequence ATGCTCTCCTCCCCGCAAAAAACTGCTCTCGTCACCGGCGCCGCGCGTGGCATCGGGCTTGCGACAGCCAAACGGTTTCTCGCTGACGGCTGGCAGGTGGCGCTGCTCGACATCGAGGGCGAATTGCTGCGCGGCGCGGTCGCCGGCCTCGCCGACCCCGACAACACGCTGGCGCTGCATTGCGACGTCTCCGATGCCAAGGCGGTGGCAAACGCCATGGCGGCGGTGAGCGCGCGCTTCGGCCGGCTCGACGCGCTGATCAACAATGCGGGCGTTGCGGTGTTCGCACCGATCCTCGAAACGTCCGATGAAGACTGGAGCCGCATCCTGCAGGTCAACCTCACCGGCCCGTTCCTGTGCACCAAGGCGGCGGCGCCCCTGATGCGCGAACAGGGCGGCGGCGCGATCGTCAACATCACCTCGATCTCGGCGGTGCGCGCCTCCACGCTGCGCTCGGCCTACGGCACCAGCAAAGCAGGGCTCGCGCATCTGACCAAACAGCTCGCGGTCGAACTGGCTTCGCTCGGCATTCGCGTCAACGCCGTGGCGCCCGGCCCGGTCGAGACCGCGATGGCGAAGCAGGTCCACACGCCGGAAATCCGCGCCGACTATCACGACGCCATTCCGCTCAATCGTTACGGCCTCGAGGAGGAGCTGGCGGAAGCGATCTTCTTCCTGTGCAGCGATCGTTCGAGCTACATCACCGGGCAGGTCCTTGCCGTCGACGGCGGTTTTGATGCCGCCGGCATCGGCCTGCCGACGCTGCGCGGCCAGCGGCGGAACGGGTAG